A window of Cellulomonas wangleii genomic DNA:
CGGCGGGACCGCGCCGAGCGGCTCGTGGTCCGCCGCGTCCTCGACGAGCTGCGCGCGCTCGCCGCCGACCTCGGGTCCGGCTGATCGACCGGCGGCCTCGTGCGTCGCGCCGCGGGCAATGTCGTCGCAGGTCAGCGGATCGGAACCCTAGGGTGGCCGCCATGACGGTCTCCTTCCACCGCCTCGACCCCGTGGGCGCCGATCGCACCGCTCTCGTGGACTTCATGACGCGGAACGTCTTCCCGTTCCACGTCCGGCCCCGCCTGACGGCGCAGGACGTCGAGGAGCAGGTCGCCGACGGCGCCTACCGCGACGAGGACAACGACACGTACTGGGTGGAGCACACCGACCTCGGCCGGATCGGGGTGCTGCGCCTGGAGGACCTCACGGAGTCGGCGCCGCTGTTCGACCTGCGCCTGGACGGGCCGGTGCGCGGCCGGGGCCTCGGGGTCGAGGTCCTGCGTGCGGCCACCGACCACGTGTTCGGCACGATGCCGGACGTGCACCGCTTCGAGGGGCAGACGCGCGAGGACAACATCGCGATGCGCAAGACCTTCCTGCGGTGCGGCTGGCTCAAGGAGGCGCACTACCGGGAGGGCTGGCCGGTCGAGGGTGCCGCGCCCGTCGCCTCCGTGGCCTACGCGGTCCTGCGGCGCGACTGGCAGAGCGGGACCACGACGACGTTCGTCTGGGAGGACCTCACGGTCTGACCCGGCCGGCAGCGCCGCCGCCCTCCCGGGCACCACGCTCGCGCGGCCGTCGCCCGGTCTCGTGACTGTGCACCCGAACGGGCCCGGCCGGCCGGCCCGGCCGCTAGCCTCCGACGATGGCGCGCCGCGGTCACCTGCACGAGGTCGAGGTGGTCGACGACGTCGATCCCGGTGGTGCGACCCCCGACCCCTCGCCCCCCGGCGGTGCGGCGGCCGGCGACGGGGATCCCGCGGCGGGGTCCGGTCGACGACGCGTCGCGCTGCTCGTCGGCGCCGGGCTCGTCGTGGCCCTGGTCGTGGCCGGCGTCGTGGGGCAGGTGGTGGTGGACCGGCGCGAGCGCGCCCTGATCGCCGCCGTGGCCGCGCTGCCGTACAGCGTCGACCTGCTGACGCGGCCACCCGAGCCGGCGTGGGAGACGACCACGCGGTACCGGCTGCAGATCGCGGACGTGCGCACGCCGGACGGCCTGCTGGTCTCGGTACCGGCCGCCACCCAGGGGCCGGTGGCGGTGACGGCCGTGGACGCCGCCACGGGGAGCGAGGTGTGGCGGACGGAGGTCCTCGACGGCTCGACGCACGTCGACCCCCGGACCGGCGCGCGGGCGTTGTCGTTCCCCGGCCGGTGCGAGCAGGCCGGCAGCCGCGCGGACCTCGTGACGTGCTGGGTGGACGACGGCGTCGAGGTGCTCACCGCCGACGGGTCGGCCGAGATCCCGCCGACGGTGACGCGTGTGCTCACGCTCGACGCACGCGACGGCTCGGTCGTCACCGACGTCACCGGGGCGCTGGGTGCGGGGGTCATGGACGCATCGTTCGCCGCGGTCGCGGACGTCGTCGTCGTCGCGCTCCCGACCGAGGGCGGGGCCGACGTCGTCGCGGTGGGACCGGACGGTGCGGAACGGTGGCGGACCACGGTCGCCCTGCCCGAGGGCGCGGACGAGCAGTGGTTCTCCGTGCGGACCGTCGGTGACCTCGTCTCGGTCAGCTCGCCGACCGCTCTGCGCCTCCTCGACGCGCACGGGCGCACGGTGCGCTCCTGGGGGCGGGACGCCGACTCGCCGTACATCGCCGCCGAGCTCGTCGCCGGCCGCGTCCACGTCGTCGCGTACCCGCAGGAAGGGTCCGACGCCACGGACCCGGACGACGACGTGCGCACCACGGTGCTGCTCCCCGAGGGCGACGTCGAGCTGGCCGGCTATCCCCTGGTCGCGCTCGACGACGGCAGCGTGCCGGGCCTGCTCCTGACGATGCGCGAGGACGGGGTCACCGCCTGGGACGTCGCGGGTGAGGAGCTGTGGAC
This region includes:
- a CDS encoding GNAT family N-acetyltransferase, whose amino-acid sequence is MTVSFHRLDPVGADRTALVDFMTRNVFPFHVRPRLTAQDVEEQVADGAYRDEDNDTYWVEHTDLGRIGVLRLEDLTESAPLFDLRLDGPVRGRGLGVEVLRAATDHVFGTMPDVHRFEGQTREDNIAMRKTFLRCGWLKEAHYREGWPVEGAAPVASVAYAVLRRDWQSGTTTTFVWEDLTV
- a CDS encoding outer membrane protein assembly factor BamB family protein, coding for MARRGHLHEVEVVDDVDPGGATPDPSPPGGAAAGDGDPAAGSGRRRVALLVGAGLVVALVVAGVVGQVVVDRRERALIAAVAALPYSVDLLTRPPEPAWETTTRYRLQIADVRTPDGLLVSVPAATQGPVAVTAVDAATGSEVWRTEVLDGSTHVDPRTGARALSFPGRCEQAGSRADLVTCWVDDGVEVLTADGSAEIPPTVTRVLTLDARDGSVVTDVTGALGAGVMDASFAAVADVVVVALPTEGGADVVAVGPDGAERWRTTVALPEGADEQWFSVRTVGDLVSVSSPTALRLLDAHGRTVRSWGRDADSPYIAAELVAGRVHVVAYPQEGSDATDPDDDVRTTVLLPEGDVELAGYPLVALDDGSVPGLLLTMREDGVTAWDVAGEELWTRDGWVAGNAVLIGGRLHLAGESAVVTLDARTGEVMWESTAMKGTIVPDGRHLLGLARAPSTAGEPELVALDPADGTEMWRSPLPEGTEDVTVSGRMLVAVDSTVGDDLTLTVLR